The DNA sequence AGGGCATCGCACGCGCGCTGTTGCGCGATCCCGACCTGGGCGCAACCCAGCTCTTTCCGCCGTCGCTCACACGCTGGCACGATCCCCAGCTAGCGCCCCTGCATACCGACCTCAAGCAGGCGCGCCGTCTGCTGGAAGAGGCCGGTTGGCGCCTGGGCGCCGATGGCGTGCGCTGGCGCGATGGGCGCAAGCTGGAACTGAGCCTGACCACCTTCGTCGATCGGCCCGAATTGCCTTTGATTGCCACTGCCTTGCAGGAAGAAATGCGCCAGATCGGCATTGCCGTGCGGGTGGTGATCGGCAACTCCAGCGACATCCCGGCCGGCCATCGCAGCGGCGCATTGCAGATGGCGCTGGCGGCGCGCAATTACGGCAACCTACCCGAGCCGGTGGCCAGCCTCTTGCAGGACTTCGGGCCGCAAGGCGGCGACTGGGGCGCCATGGGCTGGGACAATACCGAGGTGCCGGCGCTGCTGGCGCGGCTGGCGCAGTTGCCGGCCATGCCCGCCGGGGGGGCCGACAGCGGGCGCGCCGAGCGCGCCCGTATCGTGGCGCTGCTGCAGGAACAGTTGCCGGTGATCCCGGTGGTCTGGTATCGCCAGACCTGTGCCGTCAGCCGTCGCTTGCAGGGCGCCAGCCTCGATCCTTTTGAACGTAGTTATCGTCTCTCTTACCTGCAATGGATCTGACTCGCTTATTGCCCCGCAGCGCCGCCCGGCAACTGGCCGGCGCACTCGGCCAGCGCTTGCTGCAAGCCAGCCTGGTGGCGCTGCTGGTGGGCACGCTGTGCTTTTTCATGACGCGCCTGCTGCCCGGCGACATGGCCTACCGCATTGCCGCCGGGCGCTACGGCTATGACATGGTCACCACCGAAGCGGCCCTGGCGGTGCGCGCTGAACTGGGCCTGGACCAGCCCTGGTTCATGGCGCTGGGCCAATGGTGGAGCCGGCTCTTGCATCTGGACCTGGGGACTTCGCAAGTGACCGCCTTGCCGGTGCTAGTGGAGATCGCTCATCAACTGGGGCCGACCCTGAGACTGTCGCTGCTGGCGCTGGCCTTGTCGCTGCTGTTCGGGCCGACCCTGGGCATCCTGGCCGGCCTGAACCCCGGTGGCTGGCTGGACCGGTCCACGCTGGCGCTATCGGTGCTGTTGCGGGCCTTGCCATCCTTCCTGCTGGGGCTGATCCTGGTGTTGCTGTTTTCGGTACAACTGGGGGCCTTGCCGGCGGCCGGTCACGTGGACCATGGCGGCATCCTGTTGCCGGCGTTGACGCTGGCGCTGGGCCTGGCTGCAGTGTCCTGCCGGGTGGCGCGCGATGCCATGGTGCAGGTGCGCGCTTCCGAATATTTCGCCTTCGCCCTGACCAAGGGCTTGAGCCCCGCGCAAGCCCTGGCGCGCCACGGCGTGCGCAATGTCGCTGCGCCCGTGGTCGCTTATCTCGGCGTGCAACTGGTGATGCTGGTCGAAGGCGTGGTGCTGGTGGAAACCATCTTCGCCTGGCCCGGCATCGGCCACGCCCTGGTACACGCCATCTTCGGGCGCGACGTGCCGATGATCCAGGGCACGGCCCTGGTGCTGGGGCTGATGTTCGTTCTCTTCAATGCGCTGGTCGATACCACCTGCGCCTTCCTTGATCCACGCGGCCGACCATGAGCTTTGCCACTTCCGATTTCCTGGTCGAGACCCGACCGCGCCGTGTCACGCCGGGCCAGTGGGTGGGCCTGTTGCTGCTGTTGATGATCGTCCTGTTTGCCTGGCTGGGGCCGCTGCTCATCGAGGTCGATCCGGCCGGTCAGCAACTCTCACGCTTTCTGGAAACGCCCAGCCTGGCGCATCCGCTGGGGTACGACCAGTTGGGGCGCAGCATGTTGGCGCGGCTGGCGCATGGCACGCGACTATCCTTGTCGCTGGCACTGGTGAGCGTGTTGTCGGCGGCCATTCCCGGCATCGTGATCGGTTTGCTGGCAGCCTGGTGCGGTGGCTGGGTCGAGCGCGTGCTGGCGGCGCTGGCCGATGCCGTGCTGGCCTTGCCGGGCCTGCTGCTGGTGCTGTTGCTGGCAGCCTTTGCGCCGGGCGGCTTCTGGCCGCTGTACGTGGGCATCTCGTTGGCCTTGTGGGTGGAATATTTCCGCGTGGTGCGCGCGGCCAGCCGCATCCTGCTGGCCAGTGCGCCGGTGGAAGCCTCACGCTTGCTGGGCTTCGGCCCGGGCTACATCGTGCGGCGTCACCTGATGCCGGCGCTGCTGCCGCGCCTGTTCACCCTGATGCGTTTCGGTCTGGCCGGTGCGGTGCTGGCGATGTCGGCGCTGGGCTTTGTCGGGGTCGGCCTGCAACCGCCCACGCCGGAGCTGGGGGTGATGATGATCGAACTCTTGCCCTATTACCGCGAGGCTCCGTGGTTGGTGGGCTCGCCGGTGCTGGTGCTGTTCCTGACCTTGCTGGCCTTGTTGCTGCTGTCGCCGCAGAAGGAAAATGCATGAACGCGCGCGCAGCTATCCCTGCCCTGCAGGTCGAGCACTTGACCGTGTTCCATGGCCAACAGGCCCTGGTCCAGGATATTGACTTCGCCATTCCCGCCGGTGGCGTATTGACCTTGCTGGGCGAGAGCGGCTCGGGCAAGTCGCTGCTGGCCCAGGCCATCATGGGAAACCTGCCGGCCAGCCTGCGTTGCAGCGGCAGCATCGTCATCGACGGTGAACGCAGCGATGCCGCCGATGCCGCCAGTCGTCAGTGTGGCTGGGGCCGGCGTATCGCGCTATTGCCGCAGGAACCCTGGCTGGCGCTGGACCCGACCATGACGGTGGCGCGCCAGATTGCCGAGACTTTCGAACTGGTCAGCCGGCCTGCACCCGATAGCCAGAACGACAGCTTGCGCGCCGCGCGTAGCCAGGCCACTACGCTGGCCCGACAGGCGCTGGCCAGCCTGGGGCTGCAGCAAGCGGGGGACAAGTATCCCTTCATGATCTCGGGTGGCATGGCCCAGCGCGTGGCTTTCCTCGCCACCCACGCCGCCGGTGCGCCCTTGCTCATCATCGATGAACCGACCAAGGGCCTGGATGCGGATCGCCGCGGCGAGGTGCTGGCGCTGCTACAGGCGGCGCGCCAACAGGGCATGAGTCTGCTGTGCATCACCCACGATGTGTGGCTGGCGCGGGCATTGGGTGGGCAACTGGCGGTGATGCTGGAGGGGCGGATGGTGGAACAGGGGCCGGCGCAGGAACTGCTGGCCGCACCCCGGCATGACTATACCCGCCGCCTGCTGGCGGCCGATCCGGCGTGCTGGCCGGTGTCGGCCCACGCGGGGCTGCGTAGTGGGGGTGAGGTGATTGTTGAGGTTGAGCAGGTGGCCAAGGCTTTCGGTCAGCAGCAACTGTTCAGCGGTATCAGCACGCGCATCCATGCCGGTGAAATCGTCGCCATCAGCGGCCCCAGCGGCGCTGGCAAGACTAGCTTGGGCAACATCGTGCTGGGATTGTTGCAGCCGGATGGCGGGCAGGTCAGGCGAGCTGCGGGATTGCCGCGCACTGCCTTCCAGAAGATCTACCAGGATCCAGCGGCGGCCTTTGCGCCCAGTGTGCGCCTGCGTCAGTCGCTCACTGATCTGGTCCGTTTGCATCAACTGGACTGGTACTGTCTGGAAAGCTTACTGGAACGTATGCGGGTCGCTCCCGCTCTGTTGGATCGCCTGCCGCGTCAAGTGTCCGGTGGCGAGCTGCAGCGCATTGCGCTGGCGC is a window from the Herbaspirillum rubrisubalbicans genome containing:
- a CDS encoding ABC transporter permease, which translates into the protein MDLTRLLPRSAARQLAGALGQRLLQASLVALLVGTLCFFMTRLLPGDMAYRIAAGRYGYDMVTTEAALAVRAELGLDQPWFMALGQWWSRLLHLDLGTSQVTALPVLVEIAHQLGPTLRLSLLALALSLLFGPTLGILAGLNPGGWLDRSTLALSVLLRALPSFLLGLILVLLFSVQLGALPAAGHVDHGGILLPALTLALGLAAVSCRVARDAMVQVRASEYFAFALTKGLSPAQALARHGVRNVAAPVVAYLGVQLVMLVEGVVLVETIFAWPGIGHALVHAIFGRDVPMIQGTALVLGLMFVLFNALVDTTCAFLDPRGRP
- a CDS encoding ABC transporter ATP-binding protein, which produces MNARAAIPALQVEHLTVFHGQQALVQDIDFAIPAGGVLTLLGESGSGKSLLAQAIMGNLPASLRCSGSIVIDGERSDAADAASRQCGWGRRIALLPQEPWLALDPTMTVARQIAETFELVSRPAPDSQNDSLRAARSQATTLARQALASLGLQQAGDKYPFMISGGMAQRVAFLATHAAGAPLLIIDEPTKGLDADRRGEVLALLQAARQQGMSLLCITHDVWLARALGGQLAVMLEGRMVEQGPAQELLAAPRHDYTRRLLAADPACWPVSAHAGLRSGGEVIVEVEQVAKAFGQQQLFSGISTRIHAGEIVAISGPSGAGKTSLGNIVLGLLQPDGGQVRRAAGLPRTAFQKIYQDPAAAFAPSVRLRQSLTDLVRLHQLDWYCLESLLERMRVAPALLDRLPRQVSGGELQRIALARVLLMRPALIFADEPTSRLDPLTQQDVIALLVEQARAVGSAVLLVTHDAHIVQCVADRQLPLGN
- a CDS encoding ABC transporter permease → MSFATSDFLVETRPRRVTPGQWVGLLLLLMIVLFAWLGPLLIEVDPAGQQLSRFLETPSLAHPLGYDQLGRSMLARLAHGTRLSLSLALVSVLSAAIPGIVIGLLAAWCGGWVERVLAALADAVLALPGLLLVLLLAAFAPGGFWPLYVGISLALWVEYFRVVRAASRILLASAPVEASRLLGFGPGYIVRRHLMPALLPRLFTLMRFGLAGAVLAMSALGFVGVGLQPPTPELGVMMIELLPYYREAPWLVGSPVLVLFLTLLALLLLSPQKENA